In Bacillota bacterium, the following proteins share a genomic window:
- a CDS encoding response regulator: MSEPTSNHSILVVDDQMGVRRLLFEAFKEDGYEVRLAASGFEAISQVNSAPPQLILMDMKMPGMNGLEALREIKRINPDIAVIMMTAYGELEIVAEAMKLGVKEYITKPFDINELRELVGKVLSGEYVGQKDSWRSSSI, from the coding sequence TTGAGCGAACCAACCAGCAATCATTCTATACTAGTCGTCGACGATCAGATGGGCGTTCGCCGTTTGCTTTTTGAGGCTTTTAAAGAAGATGGTTATGAAGTTCGACTGGCGGCCAGTGGATTCGAAGCCATTTCTCAGGTTAATTCCGCTCCCCCGCAGCTCATCTTAATGGATATGAAAATGCCCGGCATGAATGGATTGGAGGCTTTACGGGAGATCAAGCGAATCAATCCTGATATCGCGGTGATTATGATGACGGCCTACGGGGAACTCGAGATCGTGGCCGAAGCGATGAAGTTAGGGGTTAAAGAATATATTACCAAGCCGTTTGATATCAACGAACTTCGGGAGCTTGTCGGTAAAGTCCTGAGCGGAGAATACGTCGGCCAAAAAGATAGCTGGCGCTCCTCTTCCATCTGA